Proteins encoded by one window of Arachis hypogaea cultivar Tifrunner chromosome 1, arahy.Tifrunner.gnm2.J5K5, whole genome shotgun sequence:
- the LOC112696520 gene encoding serine/threonine-protein kinase RIPK isoform X1: MKMTLSSLFLSCYKGDHSDYPQSPKKSNNKVVATKGHSTTRSGSNRVSVTDLSFPSATTLSEDLSISLAGTNLYVFSLAELKIITQSFSSSNFLGEGGFGPVHKGFIDDKVRPGLKAQPVAVKLLDLDGTQGHKEWLTEVVFLGQLSHPHLVNLIGYCCEEEHRLLVYEYLPRGSLENQLFRRYSASLPWSTRMKIAVGAAKGLSFLHEQKKPVIYRDFKASNILLDSDYNAKLSDFGLAKDGPEGDDTHVSTRVMGTQGYAAPEYVMTGHLTAMSDVYSFGVVLLEMLTGRRSVDKGRPSREQNLVEWARPALNDSRKLGRIMDPRLEGQYSEMGAKKAAALAYQCLSHRPRNRPSMPAVVKILEPLQDYDDVPIGPFVYTVPNHADTNATTQAQTPKERKRTHHHHHRRHPLKSPKSSPDSHNHHATTSASTSPDDKSN, translated from the exons ATGAAGATGACATTGAGTTCCTTGTTCCTGAGTTGTTACAAGGGTGATCATTCTGATTACCCACAGTCTcctaagaaatcaaacaacaaAGTGGTGGCAACCAAGGGTCATAGTACTACTAGGAGCGGTTCTAACAGGGTTTCCGTTACCGATTTGAGTTTTCCAAGTGCTACCACGCTCTCTGAGGATCTCTCCATATCTCTAGCAGGAACCAACCTTTATGTCTTCTCACTCGCTGAACTCAAGATCATTACTCAGAGCTTCTCATCGAGTAACTTTCTTGGTGAAGGAGGCTTCGGACCTGTCCACAAAGGCTTCATTGATGATAAGGTAAGGCCTGGTCTCAAGGCTCAGCCTGTTGCTGTTAAGCTTTTGGATTTGGATGGAACTCAAGGCCACAAGGAGTGGTTG ACTGAAGTTGTGTTTCTGGGTCAACTGAGTCACCCGCACCTTGTGAATTTGATTGGATACTGCTGTGAAGAGGAACATAGGCTTCTGGTGTATGAGTATTTACCACGAGGCAGCTTAGAGAATCAACTCTTTAGAA GATACTCTGCGTCATTGCCATGGTCAACAAGAATGAAGATTGCTGTTGGAGCAGCCAAAGGTCTATCCTTTCTCCATGAACAAAAGAAGCCAGTAATCTATAGAGATTTCAAGGCTTCAAACATCTTGTTAGACTCT gATTACAATGCAAAGCTATCTGATTTCGGGTTGGCAAAAGACGGGCCTGAAGGAGATGACACACACGTGTCAACACGAGTGATGGGGACACAAGGGTATGCAGCACCGGAATACGTGATGACAGGTCACTTGACAGCAATGAGTGACGTGTACAGCTTCGGAGTGGTGCTGTTGGAGATGCTGACAGGAAGAAGATCAGTGGACAAGGGGCGTCCATCAAGAGAACAGAATCTGGTGGAATGGGCGAGGCCTGCACTCAACGATTCAAGGAAGCTGGGGAGGATCATGGATCCAAGGCTGGAGGGACAGTACTCTGAGATGGGTGCAAAGAAAGCAGCAGCCTTGGCTTACCAGTGCCTCAGCCATAGGCCTAGGAACCGTCCTTCTATGCCCGCTGTCGTTAAGATTCTTGAGCCACTCCAGGACTATGATGATGTCCCCATTGGACCCTTTGTTTACACTGTTCCAAATCATGCTGATACCAATGCTACCACACAAGCTCAAACTCCCAAGGAGAGGAAGAGGactcaccaccatcaccaccgTAGGCATCCTCTCAAGTCGCCAAAGTCTTCACCAGATTCACACAATCATCATGCCACAACAAGTGCTTCTACTTCACCCGATGACAaatccaattaa
- the LOC112696520 gene encoding serine/threonine-protein kinase RIPK isoform X2, translating to MKMTLSSLFLSCYKGDHSDYPQSPKKSNNKVVATKGHSTTRSGSNRVSVTDLSFPSATTLSEDLSISLAGTNLYVFSLAELKIITQSFSSSNFLGEGGFGPVHKGFIDDKVRPGLKAQPVAVKLLDLDGTQGHKEWLTEVVFLGQLSHPHLVNLIGYCCEEEHRLLVYEYLPRGSLENQLFRRYSASLPWSTRMKIAVGAAKGLSFLHEQKKPVIYRDFKASNILLDSLSDFGLAKDGPEGDDTHVSTRVMGTQGYAAPEYVMTGHLTAMSDVYSFGVVLLEMLTGRRSVDKGRPSREQNLVEWARPALNDSRKLGRIMDPRLEGQYSEMGAKKAAALAYQCLSHRPRNRPSMPAVVKILEPLQDYDDVPIGPFVYTVPNHADTNATTQAQTPKERKRTHHHHHRRHPLKSPKSSPDSHNHHATTSASTSPDDKSN from the exons ATGAAGATGACATTGAGTTCCTTGTTCCTGAGTTGTTACAAGGGTGATCATTCTGATTACCCACAGTCTcctaagaaatcaaacaacaaAGTGGTGGCAACCAAGGGTCATAGTACTACTAGGAGCGGTTCTAACAGGGTTTCCGTTACCGATTTGAGTTTTCCAAGTGCTACCACGCTCTCTGAGGATCTCTCCATATCTCTAGCAGGAACCAACCTTTATGTCTTCTCACTCGCTGAACTCAAGATCATTACTCAGAGCTTCTCATCGAGTAACTTTCTTGGTGAAGGAGGCTTCGGACCTGTCCACAAAGGCTTCATTGATGATAAGGTAAGGCCTGGTCTCAAGGCTCAGCCTGTTGCTGTTAAGCTTTTGGATTTGGATGGAACTCAAGGCCACAAGGAGTGGTTG ACTGAAGTTGTGTTTCTGGGTCAACTGAGTCACCCGCACCTTGTGAATTTGATTGGATACTGCTGTGAAGAGGAACATAGGCTTCTGGTGTATGAGTATTTACCACGAGGCAGCTTAGAGAATCAACTCTTTAGAA GATACTCTGCGTCATTGCCATGGTCAACAAGAATGAAGATTGCTGTTGGAGCAGCCAAAGGTCTATCCTTTCTCCATGAACAAAAGAAGCCAGTAATCTATAGAGATTTCAAGGCTTCAAACATCTTGTTAGACTCT CTATCTGATTTCGGGTTGGCAAAAGACGGGCCTGAAGGAGATGACACACACGTGTCAACACGAGTGATGGGGACACAAGGGTATGCAGCACCGGAATACGTGATGACAGGTCACTTGACAGCAATGAGTGACGTGTACAGCTTCGGAGTGGTGCTGTTGGAGATGCTGACAGGAAGAAGATCAGTGGACAAGGGGCGTCCATCAAGAGAACAGAATCTGGTGGAATGGGCGAGGCCTGCACTCAACGATTCAAGGAAGCTGGGGAGGATCATGGATCCAAGGCTGGAGGGACAGTACTCTGAGATGGGTGCAAAGAAAGCAGCAGCCTTGGCTTACCAGTGCCTCAGCCATAGGCCTAGGAACCGTCCTTCTATGCCCGCTGTCGTTAAGATTCTTGAGCCACTCCAGGACTATGATGATGTCCCCATTGGACCCTTTGTTTACACTGTTCCAAATCATGCTGATACCAATGCTACCACACAAGCTCAAACTCCCAAGGAGAGGAAGAGGactcaccaccatcaccaccgTAGGCATCCTCTCAAGTCGCCAAAGTCTTCACCAGATTCACACAATCATCATGCCACAACAAGTGCTTCTACTTCACCCGATGACAaatccaattaa